CGGGAGGTTACCCTGTACCGGATGACGCGAGGCGAGACCTGCCTCATCACTGCATCCTGTATGCTGCATGGCCAGCCATTTAATGCCGTTGCCGAGACAGAGACCGCCGTCAGGGCCCTCTCTGTTCCGCACCGCTTTTTGCAGACCCATCTGTTTCAGGATTTTTCGTTTATGCAGTTTCTCTTTGGCAATACGTTCAGCCGCTTTCAGGATGTGATGGATGCCTTCAGCCGGATCACGTTCGATTCCCTTCATCAGCGGATTGCGACTGCCGTTTATCAGCGTGCGTCAGAAACAGGGTTCCCTCCGACGGTCTATTTCACCCACGAACAGCTCGCAGTCGAGATCGGCAGTTCAAGGGAAGTCGTCTCCAGAGCTCTGAAAAAGCCTCTTTTTGCATCCATTCTGACAGGCGGGAGAGGCAAAATCCGCATTCATGATTACGAAAAACTGCGCCGGCTTTCAGGTTCGTGACTTAGTCACAGAAGTTTCGCCTTTGCCCTTGTATAATCAGTTTATAAGCAACACCAACACACAAGGGGGTTACATCGAATGAAGAAGAATTTAATCATTGGCATCGTAATCGGTGCCGTATTGTCTGCAGGATTGTTTTTGTTAGTGGCATTTCAGGCTGGTCCGGGAATGATGATGCACGAGGATCAGAGTAAATATGATTTTGATGAGACGATCGAAGTCTTTGAACAGCAGGTTGCCGAAGCCGGCTGGAGCGTCGCAGGCATGCATGACATGAAAGAAATTCTCGACGGTCATGGTCATGATGTGATCGACATCAAAATTTACGAACTGTGTTCTTCCAAGTATTCAGCGGAAATCCTGAAGCTTGATGACGAGCGGTTCGTATCCCCGCTTATGCCATGCCGGATTTCATTTTATGAAAAAAGTGACGGGAATACCTATATCTCACGTATGAACTCCTCGTTAATGGCAAAGCCGTTTGGCGGCGTCATTGATGAAGTAATGCAGCAGGCAGCCGCAGAAACCGAAGCGATCCTCGATCACCTGATCGACTGATTTAATTGACCAAACGAAAAACGGATCATATGCCATAAGGCATATGATCCGTTTTGTTATGATCAGACAAGATCTATTCGAATTTCTTCTGGACTTTCTTCAGAAGCTCTTCGTCCATCGGGCCGGACTCAAGGGACTGCATGTCAAACTTGGTTCCGAGCTTCGTCTGGAAATCGTCACGGGACTCTTCATAGAGGATCCCTGTGACGAGTCCGTTATTCTCCCGGA
This genomic window from [Bacillus] selenitireducens MLS10 contains:
- a CDS encoding DUF302 domain-containing protein is translated as MKKNLIIGIVIGAVLSAGLFLLVAFQAGPGMMMHEDQSKYDFDETIEVFEQQVAEAGWSVAGMHDMKEILDGHGHDVIDIKIYELCSSKYSAEILKLDDERFVSPLMPCRISFYEKSDGNTYISRMNSSLMAKPFGGVIDEVMQQAAAETEAILDHLID
- a CDS encoding Crp/Fnr family transcriptional regulator → MKDSEYSKATEQFPFFTGLSQEAQTASKQELTTVSYEPGIILLEEGHVCRNLFFILEGTIRVYKLSPDGREVTLYRMTRGETCLITASCMLHGQPFNAVAETETAVRALSVPHRFLQTHLFQDFSFMQFLFGNTFSRFQDVMDAFSRITFDSLHQRIATAVYQRASETGFPPTVYFTHEQLAVEIGSSREVVSRALKKPLFASILTGGRGKIRIHDYEKLRRLSGS